A portion of the Marinobacter alexandrii genome contains these proteins:
- a CDS encoding MlaD family protein: MKNNINKNIRLGLFVIIGTVLFIISMYLIGEKQNLFGSTFTVQTVFKNVNGLQKGNNVRYSGIDIGTVQSITMLNDTSILVSMIIKDEMRQFIRKDARAAIGTDGLLGNRLINISPGNIASSTVSSGDTLLALYGMDEGEMLRILERTNKNVEIITSGLVGITKEIQRGEGTVGKLISDPYLADNIETTLANIKKSSEKMNQIFTSIEKNVNQINLGEGTLGALLMDTSFASNIELIISDFAATSKNTNEITEELKVLIQNIRSGKGAAGSIVADTTLALNLEESIENIQMGSAAFNENMEALKHNFLFRGYFKKQEKKKKKK; this comes from the coding sequence ATGAAGAATAACATTAATAAAAACATACGATTAGGCCTGTTTGTAATTATAGGTACTGTATTGTTCATTATCTCCATGTATCTCATCGGAGAAAAGCAAAACCTGTTTGGATCAACATTCACTGTACAAACAGTTTTCAAGAACGTTAATGGACTCCAGAAAGGAAATAATGTGCGGTACTCAGGAATTGATATTGGAACAGTACAAAGCATAACGATGCTTAATGATACATCGATTCTGGTTTCTATGATTATAAAAGATGAAATGAGACAGTTTATCAGAAAAGACGCTAGAGCTGCTATTGGCACAGATGGCCTATTGGGAAACAGGCTTATTAACATCAGCCCGGGAAACATTGCTTCAAGTACAGTATCCTCTGGGGATACCCTTCTTGCATTGTATGGGATGGATGAAGGAGAGATGCTACGTATTCTTGAGCGAACGAATAAGAATGTTGAGATTATCACAAGTGGCTTGGTAGGTATTACCAAAGAAATCCAAAGAGGAGAAGGTACCGTTGGAAAGCTGATTTCGGACCCCTATCTGGCCGACAATATTGAAACAACATTAGCCAATATTAAGAAGTCAAGTGAGAAAATGAATCAAATCTTCACCTCTATTGAAAAAAATGTCAATCAGATAAATCTTGGTGAAGGGACTTTGGGAGCTCTTTTGATGGACACTTCATTCGCTTCAAATATTGAATTAATTATCAGCGATTTTGCAGCTACAAGTAAGAATACCAACGAGATTACTGAAGAACTCAAAGTACTTATTCAGAATATTAGATCAGGTAAAGGAGCTGCTGGTAGCATAGTTGCCGACACCACGCTTGCCTTAAACCTTGAGGAAAGTATAGAAAATATCCAAATGGGATCTGCTGCCTTTAATGAAAATATGGAAGCTCTTAAGCACAACTTTCTTTTCAGAGGTTATTTCAAGAAGCAGGAAAAGAAGAAAAAGAAGAAATAG
- a CDS encoding ATP-binding cassette domain-containing protein, with amino-acid sequence MNDNELSIELDKPAVEIIDLHKSFGSNHVLRGFNLTLNQGESVAVMGKSGSGKSVLIKCIVGLIRPDKGDIKVFGKSILGLGQQELDKVRTLIGFLFQSNALYDSLTVKENLEFPLRRLRIQKSRSEIDEMIMEALENVGLPDTGSLMPASLSGGMKKRIGVARTLILRPKIILYDEPTTGLDPVTGREIAHLMIDVHKKYNTSSIIISHDMACIKRTAHRIVALKDGVNYMEGRYEELKHSTDNHVNAFFH; translated from the coding sequence ATGAATGATAATGAACTTTCGATAGAACTGGATAAGCCTGCTGTAGAAATCATTGATTTGCACAAATCATTTGGAAGTAATCATGTACTTCGTGGATTCAATCTGACACTTAATCAGGGAGAAAGTGTAGCTGTTATGGGTAAGTCGGGAAGCGGAAAGTCAGTATTGATCAAGTGTATTGTTGGGTTGATCCGACCAGATAAAGGTGATATTAAAGTTTTTGGTAAAAGCATTCTTGGGTTGGGGCAACAAGAATTGGATAAAGTAAGGACATTGATTGGATTTCTTTTCCAAAGCAACGCCCTTTACGACTCACTTACAGTAAAAGAAAATCTTGAATTTCCATTGAGAAGGTTGAGAATTCAAAAGTCTAGATCGGAGATAGATGAAATGATTATGGAGGCACTTGAAAATGTAGGTCTTCCTGACACTGGATCGTTAATGCCTGCTTCGCTTTCTGGAGGAATGAAAAAAAGGATAGGTGTAGCGAGAACCCTCATCCTCCGACCAAAAATCATTCTATATGATGAGCCTACAACTGGTTTAGATCCGGTCACTGGTAGAGAAATTGCTCATTTAATGATAGATGTACATAAAAAGTATAATACTTCTTCGATTATTATCTCCCATGATATGGCCTGTATAAAACGAACAGCTCATAGAATCGTAGCACTGAAAGATGGTGTCAACTATATGGAGGGTCGCTATGAAGAACTTAAACATTCAACTGATAACCATGTAAATGCATTTTTTCACTAA
- a CDS encoding ABC transporter permease: MWEHTKVFLLETGKIASFAGRFFKEGLKPPFELTEIARQCYTIGYKSLPLVGITAFIMGLVLTIQSRPTLMEFGAESWLPSMVAISIVREMGPVITALICAGKIGSSIGAELGSMKVTEQIDAMEVSGTNPFQYLVATRIISTTLMLPILIILADAIGIYGSYLGVNIKGSVSFTLFFSQVFENLSFSDVIPSTIKSFFFGFAIGLVGCYKGYHSDKGTQGVGRSANSAVVVASLLVFILDLIAVQIADLFYDL; this comes from the coding sequence ATGTGGGAGCATACAAAAGTATTTCTTTTGGAAACAGGCAAAATTGCCAGCTTTGCTGGTCGCTTTTTCAAAGAAGGTTTAAAGCCTCCCTTTGAATTAACCGAGATTGCAAGGCAGTGTTATACCATCGGGTATAAATCACTTCCTTTAGTAGGTATTACTGCTTTCATAATGGGATTGGTACTCACCATTCAATCAAGACCAACGCTGATGGAGTTTGGTGCAGAATCATGGTTGCCTTCGATGGTTGCGATTTCAATAGTTAGAGAAATGGGACCCGTGATTACAGCTTTGATTTGCGCGGGAAAGATTGGGTCAAGTATAGGAGCAGAACTTGGATCTATGAAAGTAACAGAACAAATTGATGCGATGGAAGTGTCAGGAACAAATCCATTTCAATACCTGGTAGCTACAAGAATTATCTCTACAACCTTGATGCTGCCAATACTCATTATTCTGGCGGATGCTATCGGTATTTACGGATCATATTTGGGAGTTAATATCAAAGGTTCTGTAAGCTTCACGCTCTTTTTTAGCCAGGTATTTGAAAACCTCTCATTTAGTGATGTAATACCGTCCACCATTAAATCTTTTTTCTTTGGGTTTGCTATTGGTCTTGTCGGGTGTTACAAAGGATACCATTCGGATAAAGGTACTCAAGGTGTTGGACGATCAGCAAACTCCGCAGTTGTGGTAGCTTCTCTTTTGGTGTTCATACTCGATTTAATTGCTGTTCAAATTGCTGACCTTTTTTATGATTTATGA
- a CDS encoding DUF4386 domain-containing protein, producing MKNLITNLSASRAAMTVGVAFITSILLVTLIDDFILANFIVPGDTVALAKDIDAEGRLLGFAIVGYLIVLVLDAIIGLALYVVLKKANKNLALLTSILRVMYAFTLMIGLSALAFRIIDVYDYASVKLLGYVFFAFHIFVLGYSVFKSEYMPKTLGILLVIASFTYIVFFVDFHLTQTLGLIIMSTMAIAELSLSIWLMVKRNRLPEH from the coding sequence ATGAAAAATTTAATCACTAATTTGTCAGCCAGCAGGGCTGCTATGACTGTAGGGGTTGCATTTATAACATCGATTTTATTGGTAACCTTGATAGATGATTTTATTTTAGCCAATTTCATAGTGCCTGGAGATACCGTAGCTTTAGCAAAAGATATTGATGCAGAAGGTAGACTGTTGGGGTTTGCTATTGTCGGTTATCTAATTGTTCTTGTACTTGATGCTATTATTGGTCTTGCACTTTATGTTGTGCTTAAAAAAGCCAATAAGAATCTAGCTTTACTAACATCAATCCTCAGGGTGATGTACGCTTTTACTTTAATGATTGGATTGTCTGCTCTGGCATTTCGAATTATCGATGTTTATGATTATGCTTCTGTAAAACTTTTAGGATACGTATTTTTTGCCTTTCACATTTTTGTACTTGGTTATTCGGTCTTCAAATCAGAATATATGCCGAAAACCCTAGGCATTTTGTTAGTGATAGCGTCTTTTACATACATCGTATTTTTTGTGGATTTTCATCTAACTCAAACACTAGGTTTAATTATCATGTCAACAATGGCTATTGCAGAGCTATCACTAAGTATCTGGCTTATGGTGAAAAGAAATAGGCTACCTGAACATTAG
- a CDS encoding helix-turn-helix domain-containing protein, producing MAYNTVRKRAAGSLLKLYDAYAKWYSTCITFEVSKADLAGMVGTSPESISKNSKKTSS from the coding sequence ATGGCATACAATACTGTAAGAAAAAGGGCAGCCGGTAGCTTGCTAAAACTCTATGATGCATATGCTAAATGGTATAGCACCTGTATAACTTTTGAAGTTAGCAAAGCTGATCTTGCAGGTATGGTTGGAACTTCTCCCGAATCTATTAGTAAGAATTCAAAAAAGACAAGCAGCTAA
- a CDS encoding thioredoxin family protein — MKTIKILGMGCPKCKQTEAVVQKAIKELGIDAEVIKVEDIQQIMQYNILSTPALVIDEVVKSKGYVPTIAEIKNALI; from the coding sequence ATGAAAACGATTAAGATATTAGGAATGGGATGCCCAAAATGTAAGCAAACTGAAGCGGTTGTCCAGAAAGCCATAAAAGAGCTTGGAATTGATGCTGAAGTAATAAAAGTCGAAGACATTCAGCAGATCATGCAGTACAACATACTATCCACACCTGCTTTGGTCATAGATGAAGTAGTTAAATCTAAAGGGTACGTCCCTACAATTGCTGAAATAAAAAACGCATTAATTTAA
- a CDS encoding permease, giving the protein MFDQLQNFADWLIYSVFSVAPESHLGEALNFFVYDTLKILILLFLIIFFMGVVNSYFPVERLRNFLSRHRFYGLEHLFASIFGAMTPFCSCSSVPLFIGFVQGGIPLGVTFSFLITSPLVNEVALALFIGMFGWKITLIYALSGILLGAIGGWVLGKLNLKNYLTDWVKQLLAKSGTEKNAFEEENRTFIERIPVIASGAWSIVKTVVSYVIIGIGIGAIMHGYVPENFFQQYLSGGQWWTVPLAVILAVPIYANAAGIVPVIQVLVAKGVPIGTAIAFMMSTIGLSLPEATLLKKVMTMRLIAIFFGVVVLFIIVSGFLFNLIL; this is encoded by the coding sequence ATGTTTGACCAGTTACAAAATTTTGCTGACTGGTTAATTTATTCAGTCTTCAGTGTTGCCCCAGAAAGTCATCTGGGTGAGGCCCTGAACTTCTTTGTTTACGACACACTTAAAATTCTAATACTTCTTTTTCTTATTATCTTTTTTATGGGAGTCGTTAACTCCTATTTCCCGGTAGAGCGTCTAAGGAACTTTTTGAGTCGCCATAGATTTTATGGTCTGGAACATTTATTTGCCTCCATATTTGGCGCAATGACCCCTTTCTGTTCTTGCTCTTCAGTCCCCTTATTTATTGGGTTTGTGCAGGGAGGTATTCCTTTGGGAGTAACCTTTTCTTTTCTAATTACTTCTCCTCTGGTCAACGAAGTAGCTTTAGCTCTTTTTATAGGCATGTTTGGTTGGAAAATCACCCTGATCTATGCTCTTTCTGGGATTTTACTTGGAGCAATAGGTGGATGGGTTTTGGGAAAATTGAATCTTAAAAACTATCTGACAGATTGGGTAAAACAGCTTTTAGCAAAATCGGGTACGGAAAAGAACGCATTTGAGGAAGAGAATCGAACTTTTATTGAGCGAATTCCAGTAATTGCTAGTGGTGCATGGAGCATCGTAAAGACAGTTGTATCATATGTGATTATTGGCATTGGTATTGGTGCAATAATGCATGGATACGTACCCGAAAATTTCTTCCAACAATATCTTAGCGGAGGACAATGGTGGACAGTTCCTTTGGCTGTGATTCTGGCTGTACCCATATATGCGAATGCGGCAGGAATCGTTCCAGTAATTCAGGTACTTGTTGCAAAGGGTGTTCCAATTGGAACTGCTATTGCATTTATGATGAGTACCATTGGGCTTTCATTACCTGAAGCCACTTTACTTAAGAAAGTAATGACCATGCGCCTTATTGCAATTTTCTTCGGAGTGGTTGTGCTCTTTATCATTGTCTCCGGGTTCTTGTTCAACCTGATTCTATAA
- a CDS encoding VIT family protein: MGNITIDNYLDSHYIHRSNWLRAAVLGANDGIISISSLAIGVATASTTTELTVLATVAGLVAGALSMAAGEYVSVSSQTDTEKADIAREKRELEEMPDVELNILAQIYEKRGLKSNTAMQVAKELTEVDALGTHIRDELGINEISKANPIQAALASGAAFTIGGILPLLVILFVPVKGLEYWLYGFTIIFLIILGATSAKTGGSSISKAIIRITIWGTIAMGLSAFVGYLLELMFNLKTPNNTYTQ, from the coding sequence ATGGGAAATATCACAATTGACAACTATTTAGATAGTCATTACATCCATCGAAGCAATTGGTTAAGAGCCGCAGTTTTGGGAGCAAACGATGGAATTATTTCAATTTCAAGTCTTGCAATTGGTGTCGCAACAGCAAGTACAACAACAGAACTGACCGTTTTAGCTACAGTTGCGGGACTTGTAGCTGGAGCTTTATCAATGGCTGCTGGTGAATATGTATCCGTAAGCTCACAGACAGATACTGAAAAAGCTGATATTGCAAGAGAGAAAAGGGAGCTTGAAGAAATGCCAGATGTAGAGTTAAACATATTAGCTCAAATCTATGAGAAAAGAGGCTTGAAAAGTAACACAGCTATGCAAGTAGCAAAGGAACTAACCGAAGTAGATGCATTAGGAACCCATATAAGAGATGAATTAGGAATTAATGAAATCAGCAAAGCCAATCCTATTCAAGCAGCACTAGCATCAGGTGCAGCATTTACAATTGGAGGTATTTTACCACTTTTAGTTATTCTTTTTGTGCCAGTAAAAGGATTAGAATATTGGCTCTATGGATTCACCATCATATTTCTAATTATTCTAGGAGCAACTTCTGCAAAAACAGGAGGTTCAAGTATCTCAAAAGCAATCATACGGATTACCATATGGGGTACAATTGCAATGGGTTTATCTGCGTTTGTAGGTTATCTTTTGGAGTTAATGTTTAACCTAAAAACGCCCAACAACACCTATACACAATAA
- a CDS encoding HlyD family efflux transporter periplasmic adaptor subunit: protein MRFGLKKLFFVLSWSFFSCSNHEDQIKPSILPITESVYSSVTIQPDSLYEVYAAVSGIVDQVFIEEGDLINEGETVIKITDITPRLNEQNSKLVLDLKRANYSGSANILAEQENEIAVAALKLKNDSIYFVKQKKMWKQNIGTKNEFDNRKLNYEVARKNLDLLQNKYERTRHELEAQLKQAENSYISSYTKSKDYIVRSKIHGKVYKVHKSPGELVSGQEPIASIGSEGKFIIEMLVDEVDIIRIKTGQEVLVVLDAYGEDVFFAKVSKIVPSIANESQTFLVEGEFENQPEILYSGLTGEANIIISKKEAALSIPLDYLMDDTWAMTTEGKVKVETGVRNFEYVEIISGLDSGSVLIKPN from the coding sequence ATGAGATTTGGTCTTAAAAAGCTTTTTTTTGTATTGTCTTGGTCTTTTTTCTCCTGCTCCAACCATGAAGATCAAATCAAGCCATCTATTTTACCTATAACTGAATCTGTATATTCTTCGGTTACCATTCAACCAGATAGCCTATATGAAGTCTATGCTGCGGTAAGTGGTATTGTAGATCAAGTATTCATCGAAGAAGGAGATTTGATCAATGAGGGTGAAACTGTTATCAAGATCACAGATATTACTCCCAGATTAAATGAGCAAAATTCAAAGCTTGTACTAGACCTTAAAAGAGCTAACTATTCAGGCAGTGCAAACATTCTCGCAGAGCAAGAAAATGAAATAGCTGTTGCCGCATTGAAACTTAAAAATGACTCAATCTATTTTGTCAAGCAAAAAAAAATGTGGAAACAAAACATAGGTACCAAGAATGAGTTCGATAACCGAAAACTAAATTATGAAGTAGCTCGAAAAAATCTGGATCTTCTTCAGAACAAATATGAAAGGACTCGACATGAGTTGGAAGCTCAACTGAAGCAAGCTGAAAACAGCTACATCAGTAGCTACACAAAAAGCAAGGATTACATAGTAAGAAGCAAAATACATGGCAAAGTTTATAAGGTTCATAAGAGTCCCGGAGAATTGGTTTCAGGACAGGAGCCTATTGCTTCTATTGGAAGCGAGGGCAAATTCATCATAGAAATGCTGGTGGATGAGGTAGACATCATTAGAATTAAAACAGGGCAAGAAGTATTGGTAGTACTGGATGCTTATGGAGAAGATGTATTCTTCGCAAAAGTTTCGAAAATAGTTCCGAGTATAGCGAACGAATCACAAACTTTCCTTGTAGAGGGTGAATTTGAAAACCAACCTGAAATACTGTATTCCGGACTCACGGGAGAGGCAAATATCATTATTTCAAAAAAAGAAGCAGCACTTTCAATTCCACTAGACTACTTGATGGATGATACATGGGCGATGACTACAGAAGGTAAAGTGAAAGTGGAAACAGGCGTAAGAAATTTTGAATATGTAGAGATCATCTCAGGGCTTGACTCTGGTAGTGTTTTAATAAAGCCGAACTGA
- a CDS encoding FtsX-like permease family protein, producing the protein MVNYSIILGIAKIHLFSKFKQTLIATLGVTFGIGTFITLVSFMTGLNGLLDGLILNSTPHIHIFNEIKPSDKQPIDLLKAFDNSMKVVHSIQPKQNQLSIHNAIPILNHLRKNPKVKGVIPKVTTQVFFVAGSIKLNGVMNGTYPLEEDRLFSLGDYIIEGSIQKLANVPNGILLGAGIAKKMSVGLNDRIQIITSQGDIFPLRIVGIYQSGLAEIDDTHCFTNLKKAQGIMGETDSYITDINVKLYDMNLARGMAKEISKNFDLTAIDIKTANAQFETGTSIRNIITYAVSITLLLVAGFGIYNILNMFIYEKMNDIAILKATGFSGADVQYIFITQAIIIGFVGGIVGLVIGYILSSMIAHTPFETQALPTIKTYPVNFDPAYYIIGITFAIISTFLAGYLPAQKARKIDPVQIIRSQ; encoded by the coding sequence ATGGTAAATTATTCAATCATACTTGGAATCGCTAAGATTCATCTCTTCTCAAAGTTCAAACAAACACTCATTGCAACACTAGGAGTTACCTTCGGAATTGGGACATTCATTACGTTGGTCAGTTTTATGACTGGGCTCAATGGATTGCTCGATGGATTGATTCTCAATAGCACACCTCACATTCACATTTTCAATGAAATAAAGCCTAGCGACAAGCAGCCTATAGACTTGCTAAAAGCTTTTGACAATTCCATGAAGGTGGTACACTCAATCCAGCCAAAACAAAATCAACTTAGCATTCACAATGCAATCCCCATTTTAAACCATCTTAGAAAGAATCCGAAGGTAAAGGGAGTGATTCCAAAAGTGACCACTCAGGTATTTTTTGTAGCAGGATCAATAAAGTTAAACGGTGTAATGAATGGCACTTACCCTTTAGAAGAAGACCGACTCTTCAGTCTGGGAGATTACATTATAGAGGGCAGTATACAAAAACTTGCCAATGTCCCCAATGGCATTCTCTTAGGAGCTGGGATTGCAAAAAAAATGTCTGTCGGGTTAAATGATAGGATACAGATCATCACCTCACAAGGAGACATCTTCCCATTAAGGATTGTAGGCATTTATCAAAGTGGGTTAGCTGAGATAGATGATACACACTGCTTCACAAATCTGAAGAAAGCACAAGGCATAATGGGTGAAACAGACAGCTATATCACTGATATAAATGTGAAACTTTATGATATGAATCTTGCAAGAGGAATGGCGAAGGAAATCAGCAAGAATTTTGATCTTACGGCTATCGATATCAAAACAGCAAACGCCCAATTTGAAACAGGAACCTCCATTAGAAATATCATTACCTATGCTGTATCTATTACCTTATTATTGGTAGCAGGATTTGGTATCTACAATATATTGAACATGTTCATCTATGAAAAGATGAATGACATTGCCATCTTAAAAGCTACTGGATTTTCAGGGGCAGATGTACAATACATTTTCATCACCCAAGCAATCATTATTGGTTTCGTTGGAGGTATCGTAGGATTGGTCATAGGGTATATCCTATCCAGCATGATTGCTCACACTCCCTTTGAGACACAAGCACTGCCAACGATAAAGACTTATCCGGTAAACTTCGATCCCGCTTACTACATCATTGGTATTACGTTCGCTATCATCTCTACTTTTCTGGCAGGCTACCTTCCTGCTCAGAAGGCTCGAAAAATTGATCCTGTACAAATCATAAGAAGTCAGTGA
- a CDS encoding ABC transporter ATP-binding protein, protein MIEKEHILVAQNIQKYFHDPLFHVLKDINLTVEKGEFVSIMGKSGCGKSTLLYILSTMDTDYEGELSLNNKKLTGMTNNELSLIRNQHIGFVFQFHYLLPEFTVLENVMLPAKKLGIKTSEEIEHDAIEKLKLLDIDDQAKKLSMKISGGQKQRVAIARALINEPSIIMGDEPTGNLDSKNASNVFDIFKQLSEENNLSLLVVTHDMDFAKATDRIIQMSDGMILSDVHNLG, encoded by the coding sequence ATGATTGAAAAAGAACACATTCTGGTTGCTCAGAACATACAAAAATACTTTCATGATCCATTATTTCATGTTTTGAAAGACATCAACTTAACAGTCGAAAAAGGAGAATTTGTTTCTATAATGGGGAAGTCAGGATGTGGTAAGTCTACCTTACTGTACATCCTTTCAACGATGGATACAGATTATGAAGGAGAGCTTTCTCTTAATAACAAAAAACTAACTGGAATGACTAACAACGAGCTCTCGTTAATTAGAAACCAGCATATCGGTTTTGTTTTCCAGTTTCATTACCTGCTTCCAGAATTTACGGTTTTGGAAAATGTAATGCTTCCTGCCAAAAAATTGGGGATAAAGACCTCCGAAGAAATCGAGCATGACGCCATTGAAAAACTGAAACTATTAGACATTGATGATCAGGCAAAAAAGCTGTCCATGAAGATTTCAGGTGGACAAAAGCAGCGTGTTGCCATCGCAAGAGCTTTGATCAATGAACCGTCCATCATAATGGGCGATGAACCCACAGGGAATCTTGATAGCAAAAACGCAAGTAATGTTTTTGATATTTTCAAGCAGCTAAGTGAGGAGAATAATCTTTCGCTTCTGGTAGTAACTCACGACATGGATTTCGCAAAAGCTACTGACCGAATTATTCAAATGTCCGATGGAATGATCCTTTCGGATGTTCATAATCTAGGGTAG
- a CDS encoding VIT1/CCC1 transporter family protein has product MKQIQQYLTEVVYGSIDGSISTFAVVAGAAGANLNSSIVIILGVANLIADGFSMSIGSYLSSKSEKLQYEKFKQQEYWEIENLRESEVQEVRDIFQEKGFKGTLLESVVSKITENRDEWVDIMMKHELNMIKEQRNSVAIGLATFISFLIAGAVPLLIYIYDFFLPGQVNLFFYSSLLTGVSFIAIGLLKGIVTQSNKLRRIVETLSLGTIAATLAYFTGELLDQWIG; this is encoded by the coding sequence ATGAAACAAATTCAGCAATATCTAACAGAGGTAGTCTATGGTAGCATTGATGGTAGCATTAGCACCTTTGCAGTGGTTGCTGGAGCAGCTGGTGCCAACTTAAATAGTTCAATTGTGATTATTCTGGGTGTAGCAAATCTCATTGCCGATGGATTCTCTATGTCTATAGGCAGTTACTTGTCCTCAAAATCTGAGAAACTTCAATACGAAAAGTTTAAGCAACAAGAATACTGGGAGATCGAAAATTTACGTGAATCGGAAGTACAAGAGGTAAGAGATATATTTCAAGAAAAAGGGTTCAAAGGCACGCTCCTGGAAAGTGTAGTAAGCAAAATCACTGAAAACAGAGACGAATGGGTTGATATCATGATGAAGCACGAACTCAACATGATCAAAGAACAAAGGAATTCAGTGGCTATAGGCTTGGCAACATTTATATCTTTTCTAATCGCAGGAGCCGTTCCTCTTCTGATCTATATCTATGATTTCTTTCTACCTGGTCAGGTAAACCTTTTCTTTTACTCCTCTCTACTAACCGGTGTATCATTCATAGCCATTGGTCTTTTAAAAGGAATAGTGACTCAATCAAACAAACTAAGAAGAATAGTGGAGACATTATCATTGGGAACTATTGCTGCCACTTTAGCCTACTTCACAGGCGAGTTGCTCGATCAATGGATTGGCTGA
- a CDS encoding response regulator, whose protein sequence is MKKILIIEDNVEVRENITEILELADFDVKTACNGKAGVELVNQELPDLIICDITMPELDGYGVLHILNKKEASRNIPFIFMTAKAEKSDIRKGMNLGADDYLTKPFDDTELLDAVEIRLKKSETAKRDFGQGLEGLNHLIDEANSIHNLSEIRNERKTRIYKKKKDIFLEGDTPLSLMYLKKGKVKTYKTNEEGKELITGIYIENDFFGYESLLEGEYGESATTLEETELVLIPKDDFMKLIYGNPEVSKKFIELLSHKVAEKENQLLHQAYSTVRQRTAKALIEVNKKFGKPDEPTFLSISREDLANMIGTATETAIRVLSDLKEEGLIQIESGKIKITDIEQLEIVANKHFLI, encoded by the coding sequence ATGAAGAAAATATTGATCATAGAAGATAATGTAGAAGTACGCGAAAACATTACAGAGATATTGGAATTAGCAGATTTTGATGTGAAAACCGCATGTAATGGAAAAGCTGGAGTAGAACTCGTAAACCAAGAGTTACCTGATTTGATCATTTGTGATATTACAATGCCTGAACTGGATGGGTACGGTGTACTTCATATTCTGAATAAGAAAGAAGCCTCCAGAAACATTCCTTTTATTTTCATGACTGCCAAGGCAGAGAAATCTGATATACGCAAAGGCATGAACCTAGGTGCAGATGACTACCTAACCAAGCCTTTTGACGATACAGAATTGCTTGATGCAGTGGAAATACGACTGAAAAAATCAGAGACAGCCAAAAGGGACTTTGGACAAGGATTAGAGGGACTTAATCATTTGATCGATGAAGCCAACAGTATTCACAATCTTTCGGAAATAAGAAACGAACGAAAAACGAGAATTTACAAAAAGAAAAAAGACATATTTCTAGAGGGGGACACTCCACTATCTCTTATGTACTTAAAAAAAGGTAAGGTAAAAACCTATAAGACCAATGAGGAAGGCAAAGAGTTGATCACTGGCATCTATATTGAAAATGATTTTTTCGGATACGAATCTTTATTAGAAGGTGAGTATGGAGAGTCTGCTACTACACTTGAAGAAACAGAATTGGTATTGATCCCAAAGGACGACTTTATGAAACTTATCTATGGAAATCCGGAAGTTTCTAAAAAATTCATTGAACTCCTTTCCCACAAAGTGGCAGAAAAAGAAAACCAATTGCTTCATCAAGCTTATAGCACAGTAAGGCAAAGAACAGCCAAAGCCCTCATTGAAGTAAACAAGAAATTTGGCAAACCCGATGAACCTACTTTTTTGAGTATTTCTCGAGAAGATTTGGCCAATATGATTGGAACTGCCACTGAAACAGCTATACGCGTTTTATCCGATCTAAAAGAAGAAGGACTCATCCAAATCGAATCAGGAAAAATTAAAATCACTGATATTGAACAACTTGAAATAGTCGCCAACAAGCACTTTTTAATTTAG